From Rudanella lutea DSM 19387, a single genomic window includes:
- a CDS encoding leucyl aminopeptidase family protein: MHLSILQSATPDTLLIPVVQNDNLSATLTELARTVRLPTSTLEADFKADAKDVLPIYQPDGRKTYLIGLGKAPGVNEWFRTFRKFFYDQKSRLPQHVGVDLRLYGPDALEGVVLGAYGGGYDLKLYQTDKPEGPAFYGENGQLSLLVNDPAAYTDALGRAEAIAQTQRQIMNLMNAPSNYKTPQTLADWAVTSGQQYGYAVRVLNKAQIVQEGLQALLAVNRGSDHEPVFIIAEYKPDNAPNAKKVGLVGKGITFDTGGISIKPSANMHLMKSDMGGAAAVLGTLEVAAKLKLPVHLIGIVPSTENMVDGSATRPGDVIGSYLGKTIEVIDTDAEGRIILADGLGYMVRNYGPDVLIDLATLTGSVIATLGYHAAGLFTNNDELAEALNRAGTQTGERVWRLPLWDVYAEDIRSDVADLKNFSGKPMAGAISAGKFLEVFTENHPAWAHLDIAGTAFGDTEFGSQKNGTGFGIRLLIDWLRTL; this comes from the coding sequence ATGCACCTATCAATTTTGCAGTCGGCCACGCCCGATACCCTTCTTATTCCGGTTGTTCAGAACGACAACCTTTCGGCTACATTAACCGAGTTGGCCCGCACGGTGCGACTGCCAACCTCAACACTCGAAGCCGATTTTAAGGCCGACGCCAAAGACGTTTTGCCTATTTACCAACCCGACGGCCGCAAAACATACCTGATCGGGTTGGGCAAAGCACCGGGCGTCAATGAGTGGTTCCGCACCTTCCGTAAGTTCTTTTACGACCAGAAAAGCAGGCTCCCGCAGCACGTAGGCGTCGATTTGCGCCTGTATGGGCCCGACGCGCTGGAGGGGGTTGTGCTCGGCGCGTACGGGGGTGGATATGACCTGAAGCTGTACCAGACCGACAAGCCCGAAGGCCCGGCGTTTTACGGCGAAAACGGCCAACTCAGCTTGCTCGTCAACGACCCGGCAGCCTATACCGACGCGCTCGGGCGGGCCGAAGCTATTGCCCAGACCCAGCGGCAGATCATGAACCTGATGAACGCGCCTTCTAACTACAAAACACCCCAAACCCTCGCCGATTGGGCCGTGACATCAGGCCAGCAATACGGGTATGCAGTGCGGGTACTAAACAAGGCCCAAATAGTGCAGGAGGGGCTACAGGCGCTGTTGGCCGTGAACCGGGGCAGCGATCACGAGCCGGTGTTCATTATCGCCGAGTACAAGCCCGACAACGCGCCAAATGCCAAGAAAGTGGGTCTGGTGGGCAAAGGAATCACGTTCGATACGGGTGGTATCTCGATCAAACCGTCGGCCAACATGCACCTGATGAAATCGGACATGGGCGGGGCCGCGGCTGTGTTGGGTACACTCGAAGTAGCCGCCAAGCTCAAACTGCCGGTACACCTGATCGGGATTGTGCCCTCAACCGAAAACATGGTCGATGGCAGTGCCACCAGGCCGGGCGATGTGATTGGCTCGTACCTCGGCAAAACCATCGAGGTAATTGACACCGATGCCGAAGGCCGCATTATTCTGGCCGACGGGCTGGGCTACATGGTGCGCAACTACGGCCCCGATGTGCTGATTGATCTCGCGACGCTTACCGGCAGCGTAATTGCCACCCTGGGCTACCATGCGGCCGGGCTATTTACCAACAACGACGAGCTGGCCGAGGCCCTGAACCGGGCCGGTACCCAAACCGGCGAGCGAGTTTGGCGACTGCCTCTTTGGGACGTGTACGCCGAAGACATCCGCTCCGACGTAGCCGACCTCAAAAACTTTAGTGGCAAGCCCATGGCCGGGGCTATATCGGCGGGTAAGTTTTTGGAAGTATTCACCGAAAATCACCCCGCCTGGGCCCACCTCGACATTGCCGGCACTGCCTTTGGAGATACCGAGTTTGGCAGCCAGAAAAACGGTACAGGCTTCGGGATTCGGCTGCTGATCGACTGGTTACGAACGTTGTAA
- a CDS encoding ATP-grasp domain-containing protein, whose translation MRPLSFLCIATFFKGEAFMRACKELGHTVYLLTVEKLADKPWPFDAIDEVFYLPTESNDSENLDRMILGLSHTMRSRRIDRVVALDDFDVEKGALVRETFRIDGMGQTTARYFRDKLAMRMRAQAAGIRVPGFSPLFHDETVTHFLQTTEGPWLIKPRAEASTTGIRRVDSLEEAWEVIHGLGDNRHNYLIEQFKPGKVFHVDSLSVDSHPVFTRASGYLATPMEVAHGGGVFRTGILPFDSPDTAALHNLNSLVLQAFGMRYSASHSEFIKGDHDGEFYFLETASRVGGAHIAELVEASSGINLWAEWARLETAVALGQPYSIPAEQQNYAGLIVSLARQQWPDQSIFTEPEIWWRLDKEYHVGLIVQSGSRERVLDLLDTYMARIYAEFHASAPVPDKPTS comes from the coding sequence ATGCGTCCACTCTCGTTTCTCTGTATTGCTACGTTTTTCAAAGGTGAGGCCTTCATGCGGGCCTGCAAAGAGCTTGGCCACACGGTGTACCTGCTCACGGTTGAAAAACTGGCCGATAAACCCTGGCCGTTCGACGCCATCGACGAGGTGTTTTACCTGCCTACCGAAAGCAATGACAGCGAAAATCTGGACCGGATGATTCTGGGTCTGTCGCACACGATGCGCTCCCGCCGAATCGACCGGGTGGTCGCACTGGATGATTTTGACGTGGAAAAAGGGGCCCTCGTCCGGGAAACATTCCGTATCGACGGGATGGGCCAAACCACCGCCCGCTACTTCCGCGATAAACTGGCCATGCGGATGCGGGCGCAGGCGGCTGGCATCCGGGTGCCGGGGTTCAGCCCGCTTTTCCACGACGAAACAGTCACACACTTTCTGCAAACCACCGAGGGGCCGTGGCTCATTAAACCCCGCGCCGAAGCCTCTACTACGGGCATCCGGCGGGTCGACTCGCTTGAGGAGGCCTGGGAGGTTATTCACGGCCTGGGCGACAACCGCCATAACTACCTGATTGAGCAGTTCAAGCCGGGTAAGGTATTCCACGTCGACTCGTTATCGGTCGACAGCCACCCGGTGTTCACACGGGCGAGTGGGTATCTGGCAACCCCGATGGAGGTAGCGCATGGCGGTGGCGTGTTCCGCACGGGGATTCTGCCGTTCGACTCGCCCGACACAGCCGCCCTGCACAACCTCAATAGCCTGGTGTTGCAGGCATTCGGAATGCGGTACAGTGCCTCGCATTCGGAGTTTATCAAAGGTGACCATGACGGGGAGTTTTACTTTCTCGAAACGGCCTCACGGGTAGGTGGTGCCCACATTGCCGAACTCGTCGAAGCCTCATCGGGCATTAATCTCTGGGCCGAGTGGGCCCGGCTCGAAACTGCCGTAGCTTTGGGGCAACCGTACTCCATTCCGGCGGAGCAACAAAACTACGCGGGCCTGATTGTTTCGCTCGCTCGTCAACAATGGCCCGACCAAAGCATCTTTACCGAGCCCGAAATCTGGTGGCGTCTCGACAAGGAGTATCACGTGGGGCTCATTGTTCAGTCGGGCAGCCGGGAACGGGTTCTGGACCTGCTCGATACGTATATGGCCCGTATTTATGCCGAGTTTCACGCATCGGCCCCTGTACCCGACAAACCTACGAGTTAG